The Hugenholtzia roseola DSM 9546 genomic sequence ACCTTAGAGGCTTTTCGAAATGAAGATTTTACGCTTGAAGCGCACCTAAAAGGCAAGGCACTGCCCAAAGATGTCTTTATCTATTTGCCTTCGGGTAGGAAAATCAAGATGGAAAAGCAGGCTGACGGGCTTTATACCTATACTTTTAATAAAATTCAGAAACAAATAGACTTTGCCTTAGAAGGCGAAGGCTATCTTTCTAAAAACTATACCATTCTATTGCGCGAGCGTCCGCATATCAGTCAGTTTCAGATGCTTTTAGAATATCCTGCCTATATTGGTAAGAAAAACGAGCGAGTAGAAAACACAGGAAATGCCCTCATACCCGCAGGCACGCGCGTTAAGTGGCTTTTCCAAACCAAAGAAACCGAGCAAATTACGTTTGTCTTCGAAAGCGATTCGCTGCCACAAGCAGCAAAAGAGGTAGGCGAAGCTGTCTTTGAGTATGATAAAAAAGCCCTTACTTCTACCGCCTATCACATCAAACTCAAAAATCAGTATAGCCAAAATAAGGAGGAAATTAAATATTTCCTAAACGTTATTCCCGACGAGTATCCACAAATTTCGCTTACCGAATTTGAAGATACCCTCATGTACGACTATATCGCACTTGGCGGAGCGGTTTCCGACGACTATGGCATTTCTAAAATTGCGCTACACTACCGCATCAGCGACCCCAACGCACCCAATCAGCAGGCGAAATTTCAGACCTTGCCCATTGCACACAATAAAAATGCAATTAGTCAGCAGTATTTCTATCAGCTTGAATTGCAAAAATTAGGACTCAAAGCAGGGCAGCAGATAGAATATTTCACCGAAGTCTGGGACAATGACGGCATCAGAGGTAGCAAAAGCAGCCGCAGTGCAACTTTCCGCTTTGCCCTCCCTTCAAGCCGCGAACTAAAACAAGAGGCAGAGCAAGCCGCTTCACAGGCAGAGGCACAGATGAATGAAGCCCTTAAAGAAGCCGAAATTTTGCAGGAAAAACTCAAAGAAATGCAAGATAGATTAAAAGGCAAAAAAGAACTCTCTTGGCAGGACAAAAAAGCCTTAGAAGAACTCCTCAAAAAGCACGAGGAACTTTCTAAAAAAATTGACAAAATGAGTCAAGAAAACGACCTTCTCAACGAAAAAGAAGAACGCGCAGGGCAGAAAAAAAATGAGCGCGTAGCCGAAAAAGCCGAGCAACTCCAAAAGCTCATGGACGAAATGCTGGACGAGGAAACCAAAAAACTCTATGAAAAGCTCAACGAACTTTTGCAGGAAAATGCCAAATCGGAAGATTTGAAGGAGCTTTTAGAGCAAATTGAGAAAAAACAACTCAATGTAGAAAAAGAACTCGACCGCGCCTTAGAAATGTTCAAGCAGTTGCAGATGGATAAAAAGATGGAAGACATCGCCCAACAGTTGGAAGATTTGGCACAAAAACAAGAGCAGCTTGCCGAAGAAACCAAAAAATTGGACGAAAAACAAGCGGCTAAATCCGACCCCAAACAGGAAGACAAGCAAAATCAAGCCTTCCAAGAGCAAAAAGAAAAACAAGACAACCTCAATCAAGAATTTGAGCAACTCGAAAAGGAAATGGAGGAGCTAAAAGAAATGAACGAGGAACTGCAAAATGAGCGCGATTTGGACGATTTAGACCAAAATCAGGAGCAAATTGAGCAGGAGCAGCAGAAAAGCAGTCAAGAATTGGGCAAACAAAACAAGCAGAAAGCCGCCCAATCGCAAAAAAATGCTGCCCAAGAGATGAAAAAAATGGCACAAGAGATGCAGCAGATGGCACAATCTATGGAAATGCAAGCCATGCAGCAAGATTACGGCGACTTACGCGCCATCTTAGAAAATTTGCTCAAACTCTCTTTTGACCAAGAAGCCATCATGGAAGGCTTCCGCAACCTTTCGCCCAGCGACCCCCAATTTAATGTTTTGAGCCAAAAGCAGCTCAAATTGGTAGATGATGCCAAAATTGTAGAAGACAGTTTGCGTGCCTTAGCGAAAAAATCTTTCCAAATAGAAAGTTTCGTGATGCGCGAACTTACCGACATGAACGACTACATCGAGCAGTCCTTAAAATCGATACAAGACCGCCGAGCAGACATCGCCGCAGGAAAGCAACAGCGCACCATGACCTCTATCAACAACTTAGCCCTGATGCTATCCGACGTATTAGAGCAGATGCAGCAAATGATGTCGATGGGCATGCCGGGGCAGCAGATGTGTAGCATGCCGGGCAATAAGCCCAGTTTGGGGCAGATGCAACAATCGCTCAACCAGCGGATTCAGCAGTTGCAAAAAAGTGGCAAATCAGGACGCGCCCTTTCCGAAGAACTTTCCAAATTAGCCGCCGAACAGGAAGCCATCAGACGCGCCGTACAGGAGCAGATGAAGGCAGGAGGAAAGCAAAAAGGCAATCAAGGCGACCCCAATAACCCCGACGGCGAAGAGGGCGAAGAAAATGACGACAAAGAAGGTGGCTCAAAAGGCAATGGTACAATGGGTGAGCTTCTCGAACAGATGGAAAAAACCGAAGAAGATTTGGTCAATAAGCGCATCACACAAGAGCTTATCGAAAGGCAGAAAGAAATCATGACGCGCCTTTTGGAATCGGAAAAGGCACAAAAAGAGCGCGAACTCGATAAAGAGCGCGAAGCCGAACAAGCCAAAACCAAAAAGCGCGTGCCGCCCAACGACAATTTTTCCGACTATCTCAAAGAAAAAGAAAAGCAAATAGAGTTGCTCAAAACCATTCCGCCAGCCCTGCACCCCTACTACAAGCAGTATGTCAATCAGTATTTCAAAAAACTCTAATCGTTTGGGAAGCCTGCCCTCGAAAGGGCGGCTTTCCAAATGGCTTGCTTTTGTTTTGTTTTATTTGCGTATCTTTGCGAGCGTCTAAGCGCAATCCTAATCTTATCCAAGTCTTTCTCTTGTAAATTTTGGTAAAATGAAGCCTTTTACATTAAAAATCCCCTCTCTGACTGAAAACGTGCGCGTGGTGGAAAGCTATATCGAAAATGCACGTGATGCGTATGGTATCAATGAAAATATTTTTGCCAATGTGTTGGTAGCAGTTACCGAATTGGTCAATAATGCAATTATACATGGAAATAAAAGCGACAAGAATAAATTAGTGGAGCTTTCTTTGGAACTCGTTGGTGAAAAAAAACTGCGCTTTATCGTCAAAGACCAAGGAAAAGGCTTCAACCCCGATAATTTGCCCGACCCCACAGCTCCCGAAAATCTCTACAACCCCGGCGGACGTGGCATCTACATCATTAAAAATTTAGCCGACGAA encodes the following:
- a CDS encoding DUF4175 family protein, translating into MPTPIENVFANLQAYKRKYYKNMLIKGSILAVCALITAFAVVNMLEYFGNFSTTLRASLFYGFLALSLTSLLYWVLIPIYRLIDLRRQLSDVEAAKNIGSHFPEIDDRLLNVLQLHGQSADFDRNALWQASVNQKAAQIAPIPFTRAIDYKKNRKYVRFLIFPLFIVGALLLIDIDLFKVSTERLINYNESYAPQAPFSFELKNQTLEAFRNEDFTLEAHLKGKALPKDVFIYLPSGRKIKMEKQADGLYTYTFNKIQKQIDFALEGEGYLSKNYTILLRERPHISQFQMLLEYPAYIGKKNERVENTGNALIPAGTRVKWLFQTKETEQITFVFESDSLPQAAKEVGEAVFEYDKKALTSTAYHIKLKNQYSQNKEEIKYFLNVIPDEYPQISLTEFEDTLMYDYIALGGAVSDDYGISKIALHYRISDPNAPNQQAKFQTLPIAHNKNAISQQYFYQLELQKLGLKAGQQIEYFTEVWDNDGIRGSKSSRSATFRFALPSSRELKQEAEQAASQAEAQMNEALKEAEILQEKLKEMQDRLKGKKELSWQDKKALEELLKKHEELSKKIDKMSQENDLLNEKEERAGQKKNERVAEKAEQLQKLMDEMLDEETKKLYEKLNELLQENAKSEDLKELLEQIEKKQLNVEKELDRALEMFKQLQMDKKMEDIAQQLEDLAQKQEQLAEETKKLDEKQAAKSDPKQEDKQNQAFQEQKEKQDNLNQEFEQLEKEMEELKEMNEELQNERDLDDLDQNQEQIEQEQQKSSQELGKQNKQKAAQSQKNAAQEMKKMAQEMQQMAQSMEMQAMQQDYGDLRAILENLLKLSFDQEAIMEGFRNLSPSDPQFNVLSQKQLKLVDDAKIVEDSLRALAKKSFQIESFVMRELTDMNDYIEQSLKSIQDRRADIAAGKQQRTMTSINNLALMLSDVLEQMQQMMSMGMPGQQMCSMPGNKPSLGQMQQSLNQRIQQLQKSGKSGRALSEELSKLAAEQEAIRRAVQEQMKAGGKQKGNQGDPNNPDGEEGEENDDKEGGSKGNGTMGELLEQMEKTEEDLVNKRITQELIERQKEIMTRLLESEKAQKERELDKEREAEQAKTKKRVPPNDNFSDYLKEKEKQIELLKTIPPALHPYYKQYVNQYFKKL
- a CDS encoding ATP-binding protein translates to MKPFTLKIPSLTENVRVVESYIENARDAYGINENIFANVLVAVTELVNNAIIHGNKSDKNKLVELSLELVGEKKLRFIVKDQGKGFNPDNLPDPTAPENLYNPGGRGIYIIKNLADEVYFHDEGTKIELIFHLHDKN